The segment TCACTCACATGAGGTGAGCATGATGCAATGGCTTTGCCTGGCGGCTACACTCGTGGCATCGGTAGCCCTGGCCGCGCTTCAGAACGGGGACTTCGAACAGGGGCTCGCAGGGTGGTCCACCAATCACACCTGGTACGAGCAGCCCAAAGGCGCCGGGATGAGCGCTATTGATGTGGTGGATGGTGAAGGGCGCGGCGGCAGCAAGGCCCTTCGAATCACCGGGAAGGGGAACCGCGGGATCGCCATGCAGGTCTTCCCAGCCCGCCCGGGACGCTACCGGATCGCGGGCTGGATCCGCACCGAGAACCTGGGGGATGCAAGCGCCCAGATTCTCGCAGAGTGGATGGACAAGGAAAACAAGTGGATGAGCGGCTCGCCCGCCGGCGCTGTGACCGGCACCACCGACTGGCAGTGGATCGAGGCCACGGTGGACGCTCCGGCGGGCACACGTTCTGTGCATTTCGACCTCCTGGTGGGTGCCCCGAACTCGGGCACAGCCTGGTTCGATGACGTGGTCTTCGAGCGCGTGAAGTCCGGCTTCCCACCGCCGAACCCGCCGAACATCAAGGCGGATACGCCCGCGGGAGGGGATGGCTGCCTGCGCGTGACGTGGGACCCCGCGACATTGGGGCAGGGCGTGACCACGGTGCACGTTTTCTGCGAGGAAGACGGGTTCGGTGACGCGGGAACGGCAGTCCCCCGGGCTGCGTTTGATGCCGAAGCAGGCGAAGGCCTTATCCACTCTCTCGACAATGGCGTCCGGTACGAACTTGCCGCGACCTGCATGAATGGCGACGGTGACACGTCGCCAATGGGACCGCGTGTCACTGCGACCCCCGCCGATCTTCAGGCTCCCCGCCCGGGTTGGCTCCAGGTGATTGCGACAGTTGCCGGCAGGGCGAGAATCCGCTGGTGGCCGCACACACTTGAGTTCGATCTTGCGCGGCTGCACGTGATGGCCCGCGCGGATGCGACATCGGCGCCTGTGGGCCTGGAGGTGCGGGAGTTGGCGGACGTGCTGGCGCTGGACCGGCCCTTCTACTGCACAGAGCCCTGGGTGGAGCTGGAGGTCGCGTTTCCTGAAGGTGCGCGCGAGGTCGGCGTGTCCTGCGAGGATACCAGCGGCAATCGCGGGGAAGCAGTGTGGGCGGCTCCCTCTGCTCCCGCGAATCTCGCCGCTCAAGCTCCCTGCGCGCTGTGGACTGCGCCGGCCACGGAGCAACTGCCGGTGGATGCGCCGGCGCCTGCCGAGGGTGAGACCGGGTTCGACCTGCTCCTCATGCGCGGCCAGGCCAAGGGTTTCCAGGTGATGCTCAGACCTGAGCAGGCGCTCGAGGGCGTTCGGGTGGAGTTTGAGCCGCTCATGCAGGTGGGCGGCGACGGTGCGATCGATCCGCGCTGGCTGGCATGGCATTTCGTGGACTATGTGAAGATCGACATCAACTCCCGCGCGACGCCGCGCGAAGAATTGGTCTGGCCCGGTCCCGCTGAATACCCCGACGAGCTCGCCGATGACCTGGTCCGCGACTTGCAGCCGGGACGGCTGCAGCCGATCTATGTCCGGGTGACCGCGCCGCGGGGCGCCGCTCCGGGACAGTACCGGGGCAGGGGTTACGTGCGATCGGTACAGGGCAGCCGCGAGTTCGAGATCAGGATTGAAGTGTCGCCGGTTGAGCTTGCGGACAAGCCCAGACTTCAGTTCGTATACTGGGATTCATGGGACGATCCCTGCCGACAGTTCGGTGTCGAGCCGTATGCGGCGGACGGCTGGCGGGTGCTGGCCCGCCACGCTCAGCTCATGAAGGCACATCACCAGAATGTTTTCGTGGCCGCCTGGAGCCGGGTCCAGTCTTACCGCCTTGCAGACGGCCGGCTGGTGCATGACTTCCGGCTGTTCGATCGTTACCTGCGGACCCTCATGGAGAATGGCGTCGACCGGCGCATCTGCCTGAGCCACATGGGAAGCCGCACAACGGGCGAGTGGCAATGCCCGACCATGGGCTCCCATGGCCACGTGGTCACGGACCTGGCCAAAGGCGAGCAATTCCAGATGGACGTCATCGACCTGCTCCCGGCGCTCGAAAAGCACATCGAGGAAATCGGGCTCCTGGACCGGTTCACGGTTCACGTGGCCGACGAGCCTATCCCGGTGAACCTGGACAGCTACCGCGAGCTGTCGGCGCGAGTGAAGGCGGCGGCTCCCAGGCTGCCGCGGATAGATGCGGTGCATGTGCCGAACCTGGAAGGAGCGCTGGAGGTCTGGGTGCCGCAGCTCAACTACTTCGAGCAGTGGCTGGACCAGTACAAGGCGGCCCAGGCGGCGGGGAATGAGGTCTGGTTCTACGTGGCTTGGGTACCGCAGGGCAAACACCCCAACCGGATGATCGACAGTCATG is part of the Armatimonadota bacterium genome and harbors:
- a CDS encoding DUF4091 domain-containing protein, which gives rise to MMQWLCLAATLVASVALAALQNGDFEQGLAGWSTNHTWYEQPKGAGMSAIDVVDGEGRGGSKALRITGKGNRGIAMQVFPARPGRYRIAGWIRTENLGDASAQILAEWMDKENKWMSGSPAGAVTGTTDWQWIEATVDAPAGTRSVHFDLLVGAPNSGTAWFDDVVFERVKSGFPPPNPPNIKADTPAGGDGCLRVTWDPATLGQGVTTVHVFCEEDGFGDAGTAVPRAAFDAEAGEGLIHSLDNGVRYELAATCMNGDGDTSPMGPRVTATPADLQAPRPGWLQVIATVAGRARIRWWPHTLEFDLARLHVMARADATSAPVGLEVRELADVLALDRPFYCTEPWVELEVAFPEGAREVGVSCEDTSGNRGEAVWAAPSAPANLAAQAPCALWTAPATEQLPVDAPAPAEGETGFDLLLMRGQAKGFQVMLRPEQALEGVRVEFEPLMQVGGDGAIDPRWLAWHFVDYVKIDINSRATPREELVWPGPAEYPDELADDLVRDLQPGRLQPIYVRVTAPRGAAPGQYRGRGYVRSVQGSREFEIRIEVSPVELADKPRLQFVYWDSWDDPCRQFGVEPYAADGWRVLARHAQLMKAHHQNVFVAAWSRVQSYRLADGRLVHDFRLFDRYLRTLMENGVDRRICLSHMGSRTTGEWQCPTMGSHGHVVTDLAKGEQFQMDVIDLLPALEKHIEEIGLLDRFTVHVADEPIPVNLDSYRELSARVKAAAPRLPRIDAVHVPNLEGALEVWVPQLNYFEQWLDQYKAAQAAGNEVWFYVAWVPQGKHPNRMIDSHAIKSRVLHWLNAMYDTDGYLHWALNRWSIPLSSLESPGDQYICWPSRLFVSDSSLRYEAEREGLEDCELMFMLIDELMKGGLTREQALAQVVELASPGVRGFQDYSRQWADLEMARKAMLDRLAGAGQ